A window of the Anaerolineae bacterium genome harbors these coding sequences:
- a CDS encoding PDZ domain-containing protein encodes MRRPLVIAATLSLLLLSLACAPSLGVLQQATPTLPRIERATLEARPVITVPTPTPRPALTPVSEDVLSYVEARDLALASIYERFSGSVVHIYVTGAGLAGITGTGSGWVWDRNGFIVTNNHVVEGASRVTVVFSDERQFEATIVGTDRDSDLAVIQVGADPELLVPLELGDSELVQVGQTAVAIGNPFRFEGTMTAGIVSALGRVSMQASGFSLPDLIQTDASINPGNSGGPLFDIRGRVIGVNTMIYSQTGEFSGIGFAVPVNTVKRVVPALITDGRYLHPHLGIRGWTITDALANVGNLPVSRGALIGEVTSGGPAEEAGLRGGNRSLNVPGYDDVVVVGGDIIIALDGQSITGMNDLISRLEKYSVGDVVVLTIVRGDETLDVPVELGARPTESGRMFGFRSP; translated from the coding sequence ATGCGTAGGCCGTTGGTGATCGCTGCCACACTGAGCCTTCTGCTGTTGAGTCTTGCTTGCGCTCCCTCCCTGGGCGTACTGCAGCAAGCGACGCCCACCCTGCCTCGGATCGAGAGGGCAACGCTGGAGGCGCGTCCCGTCATCACAGTGCCAACGCCTACGCCCCGGCCTGCCCTCACTCCGGTGTCCGAGGATGTGCTTAGCTACGTGGAAGCTCGCGATCTGGCGCTGGCGAGCATCTACGAGAGGTTCAGCGGCTCCGTGGTCCACATCTACGTCACCGGGGCTGGCCTAGCTGGCATCACTGGTACCGGTTCCGGCTGGGTCTGGGACCGGAACGGCTTCATCGTGACCAACAACCACGTGGTGGAAGGAGCTTCTCGGGTGACGGTGGTGTTCTCCGACGAGCGCCAGTTCGAGGCCACCATCGTCGGAACCGATCGGGACAGCGACCTAGCCGTGATCCAGGTCGGAGCCGATCCGGAGCTTCTAGTGCCGCTGGAGCTGGGGGATTCGGAGCTGGTCCAGGTGGGTCAAACGGCGGTCGCCATCGGGAACCCCTTCCGCTTTGAGGGTACCATGACTGCGGGTATCGTGAGCGCGCTTGGCCGGGTGAGCATGCAGGCGAGCGGTTTCTCCCTACCTGACCTGATCCAGACCGATGCCTCCATCAACCCGGGCAACTCCGGAGGACCGCTGTTCGACATACGCGGTCGAGTGATTGGGGTGAACACCATGATCTACTCCCAGACGGGTGAGTTCAGCGGCATCGGCTTTGCCGTGCCCGTCAACACTGTGAAGAGGGTGGTGCCCGCCCTCATCACGGATGGGCGGTACTTGCACCCGCACTTGGGGATCAGAGGGTGGACCATCACCGATGCTTTGGCGAATGTCGGGAACCTGCCTGTGAGCCGGGGTGCTCTCATCGGCGAGGTAACATCGGGAGGCCCGGCCGAGGAAGCTGGCCTCCGAGGAGGCAACCGCTCGCTCAACGTGCCGGGCTACGACGACGTAGTGGTGGTGGGTGGGGACATCATCATCGCCTTGGATGGCCAGAGTATCACGGGCATGAACGACTTAATCAGCCGGCTGGAGAAATACTCCGTGGGCGACGTAGTAGTTCTGACCATCGTGCGCGGTGATGAGACACTGGACGTGCCGGTGGAGCTGGGGGCCAGGCCGACCGAGAGCGGGCGCATGTTTGGCTTCCGGTCGCCGTAG
- a CDS encoding Gfo/Idh/MocA family oxidoreductase, translating into MVKIGIIGCGGMGRYHSRSLREIEGVGIVAASDADEEVLEAYAREFEPERTYTDFRHLVRDPSVDAVLVCLPTFLHPLAVLAAAEAGKHVFCEKPIALKEADAEAMIQACERAGVHLMVGFVRRFDNDWGAFKRLVEAGAIGRPIVWRHFAASGGPRSPWYLDRDKGGGPIVDGAIHDVDFANWLFGDMAWSQGAVRRFKSTAWDTATVSIGYEGGDELVLSWTWGLPSGASGLTGQDAIGPGGSILFPGSVPRDRVPADLSSDGVGMYLLDTGEVQRPEVFRKNNMFLDEMRHFVHCCATGTRPAVTGEDGLRALRVVVRALQSAQEA; encoded by the coding sequence ATGGTCAAGATCGGTATCATCGGTTGTGGCGGCATGGGCAGGTATCACTCGCGATCACTGCGGGAGATAGAAGGGGTAGGCATCGTCGCCGCCTCGGATGCGGATGAGGAGGTACTGGAGGCCTACGCCCGCGAGTTCGAGCCTGAGCGAACCTACACTGACTTCCGCCATCTGGTGCGCGATCCAAGTGTGGATGCGGTACTAGTCTGCCTGCCGACCTTCTTGCACCCACTGGCAGTGCTGGCGGCTGCCGAGGCGGGAAAACACGTGTTCTGCGAGAAGCCGATCGCTCTGAAGGAAGCTGACGCCGAGGCCATGATCCAGGCCTGCGAGCGAGCTGGGGTGCACCTGATGGTCGGCTTCGTGCGTCGGTTCGATAACGACTGGGGCGCGTTCAAGCGCTTGGTGGAGGCGGGCGCGATCGGTCGGCCGATAGTCTGGCGACACTTTGCGGCCAGTGGCGGTCCGCGCAGCCCTTGGTATCTGGACCGGGACAAGGGCGGCGGCCCCATTGTGGATGGCGCCATCCACGATGTTGACTTCGCCAACTGGCTGTTCGGCGACATGGCCTGGTCCCAGGGGGCGGTACGGCGGTTCAAGTCCACGGCGTGGGACACGGCCACAGTGAGCATAGGCTACGAAGGCGGCGACGAGCTAGTGTTGAGCTGGACCTGGGGGCTGCCTTCTGGGGCCTCCGGCCTGACCGGGCAGGACGCCATCGGCCCCGGCGGCTCTATCCTCTTTCCCGGTTCTGTGCCTCGGGACCGGGTACCGGCTGACCTGTCCTCCGATGGGGTGGGGATGTACCTGCTGGACACGGGGGAAGTGCAGCGGCCGGAGGTCTTCCGCAAGAACAACATGTTCCTGGACGAGATGCGCCACTTTGTGCACTGCTGCGCCACCGGCACCCGCCCGGCCGTCACGGGGGAGGACGGCCTGAGGGCCCTTCGGGTCGTAGTTCGTGCGCTGCAGAGCGCGCAAGAGGCGTAG
- a CDS encoding endonuclease III has product MASDGSELQDRPAATLSIETIHRRLADEYGVPVNREPSEPTEELVRTILSQNTNDTNRDRAFRRMRTQYRSWEDVARADTAALADTIRPGGLADLKAPRIQRALEEIRSRAGAYDLSFVCSMPTPEADRWLRALPGVGPKTAACVLLFSCQKPVMPVDTHVRRVSDRLGLIPPGTGADAAHAILTARVPAELIYPLHINLIRHGRLICRAGTPLCHRCVLRDLCAYARARGLDHYSPRTPESRV; this is encoded by the coding sequence ATGGCCTCAGACGGCTCCGAGCTGCAAGACAGGCCTGCAGCGACACTCTCGATCGAGACGATCCACCGGAGGCTCGCCGACGAGTACGGTGTGCCCGTCAACCGGGAACCCTCCGAGCCTACGGAGGAACTCGTCCGCACCATCTTGTCTCAGAACACCAACGACACCAATAGAGATCGGGCCTTCCGACGGATGAGAACGCAGTATCGGTCATGGGAGGACGTCGCTCGGGCCGACACCGCTGCCCTCGCCGACACGATCCGGCCGGGCGGCTTGGCCGATCTCAAAGCCCCCAGAATCCAGAGGGCCCTTGAGGAGATCAGGAGCCGAGCTGGCGCCTATGACCTGTCCTTTGTTTGCAGCATGCCCACTCCCGAGGCGGATCGGTGGCTGCGAGCGCTCCCCGGCGTGGGGCCGAAGACGGCAGCATGTGTTCTCCTCTTCTCCTGCCAGAAGCCGGTCATGCCCGTGGATACCCACGTCCGGCGCGTCAGCGACCGGTTGGGGCTGATCCCACCAGGCACCGGCGCTGACGCAGCTCACGCCATCCTCACCGCGCGCGTGCCCGCAGAGCTGATCTACCCGCTACATATCAACCTCATCCGCCACGGGCGCCTGATATGCCGCGCCGGCACACCGCTGTGCCATCGCTGCGTCCTGCGCGACCTGTGCGCCTACGCCCGCGCCCGAGGCCTCGACCACTACTCGCCTAGGACGCCAGAGAGCCGGGTCTAG
- a CDS encoding D-glycerate dehydrogenase has product MKPKVFVSRRIPDRGLNLVLEFADAEVWEEELPPPRDVLLEKVRDCEGLLSLLTDTVDAELLDRAPKLRVVANYAVGFDNIDVAACTERGVAVGNTPGVLTDTTADFAFALLMSAARRVVEGMDYVRAGRWKTWGPMLLLGRDVHGATLSLLGLGRIGSAMAQRAKGFNMRVLYYDPFRREDLEKELNLEYVDLDTLFREADFLSVHTPLTPETEGMVNAERFRQMKKTAILVNSARGPIVNTEDMYHALRDGEIAYAAVDVTDPEPIPADHPILKLSNFIVCPHIASASIETRGKMAEIAANNLIAGLKGEPLPAQVNPGVVPKRIK; this is encoded by the coding sequence ATGAAGCCTAAGGTTTTCGTCTCGCGTCGCATCCCCGATCGGGGACTCAATCTGGTGCTTGAGTTCGCCGACGCCGAGGTTTGGGAGGAGGAGCTCCCGCCTCCGAGGGATGTGCTTCTAGAGAAAGTGCGGGACTGTGAGGGTCTGTTGTCGTTGCTGACCGACACAGTAGATGCCGAGTTGCTGGATCGGGCTCCCAAGTTGAGGGTTGTAGCCAACTACGCCGTTGGTTTTGACAACATTGACGTGGCTGCCTGCACTGAGCGGGGCGTCGCCGTAGGCAACACTCCGGGCGTGCTCACCGACACGACGGCAGACTTCGCCTTTGCTCTCCTCATGTCGGCGGCTCGGCGGGTGGTCGAGGGAATGGACTACGTCCGGGCGGGGCGATGGAAGACCTGGGGGCCCATGCTCCTTCTCGGGCGTGACGTACATGGGGCTACCCTGAGCCTGCTGGGCCTGGGCCGGATCGGGTCGGCCATGGCCCAGCGGGCCAAGGGATTCAACATGCGCGTTCTGTACTACGATCCCTTCCGCCGGGAGGATCTGGAGAAGGAGCTGAACCTAGAGTACGTGGACCTGGATACCCTCTTCCGTGAAGCCGACTTTCTCAGTGTCCACACGCCGCTCACCCCTGAGACTGAAGGGATGGTGAACGCGGAGCGGTTCAGGCAGATGAAGAAGACGGCCATTCTGGTGAACAGCGCCCGGGGGCCCATCGTAAACACCGAGGATATGTATCACGCCCTGCGCGATGGCGAGATCGCGTATGCGGCAGTGGACGTCACGGATCCGGAGCCCATCCCGGCGGACCATCCCATACTCAAGCTCAGCAACTTCATCGTATGTCCGCACATCGCCAGCGCCTCCATAGAGACGCGGGGCAAGATGGCGGAGATCGCGGCGAACAACTTGATCGCCGGGCTAAAGGGAGAGCCCCTGCCGGCTCAGGTCAACCCGGGCGTGGTGCCCAAGCGCATCAAGTAG
- a CDS encoding DUF881 domain-containing protein codes for MRATRFHLILLMCSVVGLVAIAGGWGRDGSMARPVSLEEEVELAGALVSANQALREEIERLDRELAALTEPSGGGRLEDMTASLNQLRIVNGAVAVVGPGIEMAVSGSVTAAGVRDLVNELKSAGAEAIAVNGRRVTAWSSFYEGPQGTIMDGHPLGSQVTIQAIGDPVALREVAKRRGGFAAALQADGAQLDIRLRTGQSELCLPVSLERRGFQHGRLPQGGGLDAR; via the coding sequence ATGAGGGCTACGCGATTCCACCTGATCCTCCTCATGTGCTCAGTCGTGGGACTGGTGGCGATTGCCGGCGGCTGGGGGCGCGACGGGTCGATGGCGAGGCCGGTGTCACTGGAGGAGGAGGTAGAGCTAGCGGGTGCATTGGTGTCGGCCAACCAGGCGTTGAGGGAAGAGATCGAGAGACTGGACCGAGAGCTCGCCGCCCTGACGGAGCCTTCGGGCGGTGGCCGACTGGAGGACATGACCGCCAGCCTGAACCAGCTCAGAATCGTCAACGGGGCCGTGGCTGTGGTGGGGCCCGGCATCGAGATGGCTGTGAGCGGCTCCGTTACCGCCGCCGGAGTGCGGGACCTGGTGAACGAGTTGAAGAGCGCCGGGGCTGAGGCTATCGCCGTGAATGGCAGGAGAGTGACCGCCTGGTCATCATTCTATGAGGGGCCGCAGGGGACGATCATGGATGGCCACCCTTTGGGCAGCCAGGTGACAATCCAGGCCATAGGTGATCCTGTTGCCCTACGTGAGGTCGCCAAACGGCGAGGCGGGTTTGCCGCCGCCCTCCAGGCTGATGGGGCCCAACTGGACATAAGGCTCCGAACGGGCCAGTCGGAGTTGTGTCTGCCCGTCAGTCTGGAGAGGCGGGGCTTCCAGCACGGGCGGCTGCCGCAGGGTGGCGGTTTGGACGCGCGTTGA
- a CDS encoding DUF881 domain-containing protein, with the protein MASSQLSRTLLRSLSLIALGAFLGLLLAQGLTDARPAVAPAESAESQPILDLVARLEEEQAVLRQGVETRRRALARAAMSPEGGAMLDQLERELLWERQLAGLTEIEGPGLEIVLADGGRPAHAGEEPETFIVHDYDLRDLINALWSAGAEAVCVGEERIAFGTYVYCVGSTIVVGEKRVTPPLTIRAVGDAEALERMLNVDPELSSLRQRVASRAVRMAVHQRDMVWCPAYVGAISVRFARIGE; encoded by the coding sequence TTGGCCTCGTCTCAGCTGTCACGCACGTTGCTACGCTCCCTCAGCCTGATCGCGCTGGGGGCGTTCCTGGGCCTCCTCTTGGCACAGGGGCTCACGGATGCCCGCCCCGCCGTTGCGCCTGCCGAGAGTGCAGAGAGCCAGCCGATACTCGATCTGGTGGCCCGTCTGGAGGAAGAGCAGGCGGTGCTACGCCAGGGAGTGGAAACGAGGCGCAGGGCCCTGGCGCGGGCGGCCATGAGTCCCGAGGGTGGCGCGATGCTGGACCAACTGGAGCGGGAGCTGCTCTGGGAGCGCCAACTGGCGGGGCTTACTGAGATAGAGGGCCCCGGGTTGGAGATTGTGCTGGCCGACGGTGGCAGACCGGCGCATGCGGGTGAGGAGCCTGAAACCTTCATCGTGCACGACTACGATCTCCGGGACCTGATCAACGCCCTCTGGTCTGCCGGGGCCGAGGCGGTGTGCGTGGGCGAGGAGCGGATTGCCTTCGGCACCTATGTGTACTGCGTGGGCAGTACGATTGTGGTGGGGGAGAAGCGCGTCACCCCGCCGCTGACCATCAGGGCGGTGGGCGATGCGGAGGCCTTGGAGCGGATGCTGAACGTTGACCCCGAGCTGTCGTCGCTGCGCCAGCGGGTGGCGAGCCGTGCGGTGCGCATGGCAGTGCACCAGCGGGATATGGTCTGGTGTCCCGCCTATGTGGGGGCGATATCGGTGCGGTTCGCCCGGATCGGGGAGTAG
- a CDS encoding anaerobic sulfatase maturase encodes MTAASDQPPGSPALETRAPSVLVKPVSARCNLACRYCFYRDRASDPYRGVPAGTMPRETLAALVAQHLHLSGPVAVFGWQGGEPTLAGLDFFRQVVNFQERYGASGQVVCNALQTNGVALDAEWARFLARYRFLVGVSLDGPPEVHDRWRPGHGGAPTYERVMAGISILRRYRVETNILAVVHSANAHLAETTLSFFHAQGLRHLQFVPAVDRLPDGSLAAHSLAPAAYGEFLCRLFDAWYQDGRPELSIRLFDNLVGIAAGHPSEMCELAARCDSYYVVEHNGDVYPCDFFVDRPRYLGNLLREPVTQILKSSRRRAFASTRQTLPQGCADCVWLTVCHGGCLRYRFAGTGSLTGANWMCEATIMLLEHAWERICTLAAAIPSHASSPPA; translated from the coding sequence GTGACTGCAGCAAGCGACCAGCCACCGGGTAGCCCGGCTCTCGAGACCAGAGCGCCTAGCGTCCTGGTCAAGCCTGTGTCCGCCCGGTGCAACCTGGCTTGTCGATACTGCTTCTATCGGGACCGGGCGAGCGACCCCTATCGAGGCGTACCGGCCGGAACCATGCCCCGCGAGACGTTGGCTGCCCTCGTGGCCCAGCACCTGCATCTCTCGGGGCCGGTCGCCGTGTTTGGCTGGCAAGGGGGAGAGCCCACTCTGGCGGGCCTCGACTTCTTCCGCCAAGTAGTGAACTTCCAGGAACGATACGGCGCCTCCGGTCAGGTAGTGTGCAACGCGCTGCAGACGAACGGTGTGGCGCTGGACGCCGAGTGGGCCCGATTCCTGGCTCGCTACCGGTTCCTGGTTGGTGTGAGCCTTGACGGCCCTCCAGAAGTGCACGATCGCTGGAGGCCCGGCCACGGTGGGGCGCCCACCTACGAGCGGGTCATGGCCGGCATCTCCATCCTGAGGCGGTATCGGGTGGAGACAAACATACTGGCGGTCGTGCACTCCGCCAATGCTCACCTCGCGGAGACCACTCTGTCGTTCTTCCACGCCCAAGGCCTGCGGCACCTCCAGTTCGTGCCGGCCGTGGACCGTCTCCCCGACGGATCCCTGGCGGCACACTCCCTCGCTCCGGCCGCTTACGGCGAATTCCTCTGCCGCCTATTTGACGCCTGGTATCAGGACGGCCGCCCGGAGCTCTCCATCCGTCTCTTCGACAATCTGGTGGGTATCGCCGCCGGGCACCCCAGCGAGATGTGCGAGCTAGCAGCACGTTGCGACAGCTACTACGTGGTAGAGCACAACGGTGACGTGTATCCTTGCGACTTCTTCGTGGACCGGCCCCGCTACCTCGGCAACCTGCTTCGTGAGCCGGTGACCCAGATCCTGAAGAGCTCCCGCCGCCGAGCGTTCGCCAGCACCAGACAGACGCTGCCCCAGGGGTGCGCCGACTGCGTGTGGCTGACCGTGTGCCACGGGGGCTGCCTGCGGTATCGCTTCGCTGGTACGGGCTCCCTCACCGGGGCCAACTGGATGTGCGAGGCCACCATCATGCTGCTCGAACACGCCTGGGAGCGGATCTGCACTCTAGCCGCAGCCATTCCTTCACATGCCAGCTCTCCCCCAGCGTGA
- a CDS encoding methionyl-tRNA formyltransferase, with product MRIVFFSYRGTIGARCLQWLLQQPQAEVLAVVTWPDYVHPEIKIAVKEVLYDAHLPLYQPRDVNSSAFVALLHSLRPDLFVSMYFGKLFKAPLLSVPPQGCVNIHNSLLPRYRGQAPNIWAVANGDTVSGQTMHYLDEGMDTGDIIARKEIPVDPADTGYTLGAKLEDLGVELFKEAFPAVLNGTAGRQKQDDSQATVCRAPRPHDARIDWTRPAPAIANFVRAFTRPYMGAFTRLGGLTVRVWSSRPAPELPWQADAAPGDVAGVEAEGPIVRCGQGHLILTDFEVEGIQDRSSALSLLSAGRRSCASFA from the coding sequence ATGCGCATCGTCTTCTTCTCTTACCGCGGCACCATCGGCGCCCGCTGCTTACAGTGGCTCCTGCAGCAGCCACAGGCAGAGGTGCTGGCGGTGGTCACCTGGCCTGATTACGTTCACCCGGAGATCAAGATCGCCGTCAAGGAGGTGCTCTACGATGCGCACCTTCCCCTCTACCAGCCGCGGGATGTGAACTCGAGTGCCTTCGTCGCCCTCCTGCATTCGCTCCGGCCGGACCTGTTCGTTTCCATGTACTTCGGCAAGCTCTTCAAGGCCCCGCTCCTTTCCGTCCCACCCCAGGGCTGTGTCAACATCCACAACTCGCTTCTGCCCCGATACCGAGGCCAGGCGCCCAACATCTGGGCGGTAGCCAACGGGGATACCGTATCCGGCCAGACCATGCACTACCTGGATGAGGGGATGGACACTGGAGACATCATCGCCCGCAAAGAGATACCTGTGGACCCCGCCGACACCGGTTACACGCTGGGGGCAAAGCTGGAGGACCTGGGGGTAGAGCTCTTCAAGGAGGCGTTCCCCGCCGTGCTGAATGGTACCGCTGGCCGCCAGAAGCAGGACGACTCTCAGGCTACGGTCTGCCGTGCGCCTCGTCCTCACGATGCTCGCATAGACTGGACCCGTCCAGCTCCGGCCATAGCCAACTTCGTCCGGGCCTTCACCAGGCCGTATATGGGAGCCTTCACCCGGCTGGGCGGGCTCACAGTCCGGGTCTGGTCCTCACGTCCCGCCCCCGAGCTTCCGTGGCAGGCGGATGCCGCACCGGGCGACGTGGCAGGAGTGGAGGCCGAGGGACCAATAGTGCGCTGCGGCCAGGGCCACCTCATCCTGACCGACTTTGAGGTAGAGGGCATCCAGGACCGGAGCTCGGCCCTGTCACTGCTTTCGGCAGGCAGGCGTAGCTGCGCCTCGTTCGCCTGA
- a CDS encoding recombinase family protein has product MTAQNGTRALVYIRVSSGFGVDGQRERCLREAMRAGWRVEAGDVYIDVGTEGGRAWRALRRRLLDDQSVAAVIAQDQTRVSQQRDVWLAIAAELRDLGVELRTPSAS; this is encoded by the coding sequence GTGACCGCTCAGAATGGTACAAGGGCACTGGTGTATATTCGGGTGTCCTCGGGCTTCGGCGTGGACGGCCAGCGGGAACGCTGCCTCAGAGAGGCGATGCGTGCCGGCTGGAGGGTGGAAGCTGGTGACGTGTACATAGACGTAGGGACGGAGGGCGGCCGCGCCTGGCGAGCCCTGCGACGGCGGCTTCTGGACGACCAGTCCGTAGCGGCCGTGATCGCCCAGGATCAGACTCGGGTGAGCCAGCAGCGCGACGTCTGGCTCGCCATCGCCGCCGAGCTGCGCGACCTGGGCGTCGAGCTGCGCACTCCTAGTGCCAGTTGA
- a CDS encoding GAF domain-containing sensor histidine kinase, protein MAEDLAPLAVALGLAMIAWRLRHLPQPSPFLTFIGFSIAVASGKLGLLGSDVGMRLYFISLAGAAPAFFLLHHRLLGEPLGRRSRRVLAALLGLALGLALPPALASFAVLAEQPWYSLWRGMVRLSAALSVLVSGAWLVFSWRRDWPEVKLRPLRLVTYGNIVAFAPLVLLSMLPDTFHSPVYVPYEITLFGSLLSPLCYSHAFTMTGAPGHGVRLRFLSVYLMLAVLLTFVLLVAMAAFTVAGLPVGQAWAIALLVASAAIVAVGPSTRRWFTGLSEWTWFGRGPGYDQILDRLSETLSTTLDQERLRRMLVSELVRELGLSGAALFLKDSTGHLRLVEAVGSMHLENADLAVPVDGPLVEHLSTHPRPVTQDGLRQALASHSLGMAERFLLAMEPPLWVPLVSGGEAYGLLLVGPKTDADFFTPDDVRLLTLLGYRAGVAAHNVLLMKELRRSHEQLSRAHQRLLDAVEQERRRLAHELHDGAVQQLLAVTYHVAHYRHTLADDGGEQSSAVQAASEALDSLRQELLAVVTQLRSSISGLRPAGLDDLGLAAALAGYVSRLEQEHLGRMPEIELDLDEGSARLPSRVSLCLFRVAQEALRNAIRHSRADFVRVRLRVEAERVHLLVSDDGQGFVVPERLSQLTGEGHFGLLSISERVSLLPGKLTIRSRPDYGTEISVDVDLSEVDPSD, encoded by the coding sequence TTGGCCGAGGACCTGGCGCCGTTAGCGGTCGCCCTCGGACTGGCGATGATAGCCTGGCGACTGCGACACCTGCCCCAACCCTCTCCCTTCCTCACCTTCATAGGCTTCTCGATTGCAGTGGCCTCCGGCAAGCTCGGGCTGCTCGGCAGCGATGTGGGCATGAGGCTGTACTTCATCTCGCTGGCGGGGGCAGCACCAGCTTTCTTCCTCCTTCATCACCGCCTGCTCGGGGAGCCGTTGGGGCGCCGTTCCCGGAGGGTCCTCGCGGCGCTCCTCGGCCTGGCCCTGGGGCTCGCCCTGCCGCCGGCTCTGGCCTCCTTCGCCGTCCTGGCAGAGCAGCCCTGGTACTCCCTGTGGCGGGGAATGGTCCGCCTGTCGGCGGCCTTGTCTGTGTTGGTGTCCGGAGCCTGGCTGGTGTTCTCCTGGAGGCGGGACTGGCCCGAGGTGAAGCTGCGACCCCTGCGTCTGGTAACCTATGGCAACATCGTCGCCTTCGCCCCTCTGGTGTTGCTGTCCATGCTGCCCGACACCTTTCACAGCCCAGTCTACGTGCCCTACGAGATCACCCTCTTTGGCTCCCTCCTGAGCCCGCTCTGCTACTCCCACGCTTTCACTATGACCGGTGCCCCGGGGCACGGGGTCCGCCTGCGGTTCCTTTCTGTCTACCTGATGCTGGCCGTCCTGCTCACCTTCGTCCTCCTGGTGGCAATGGCCGCTTTCACTGTCGCTGGCCTGCCAGTAGGTCAGGCCTGGGCGATCGCTCTGCTGGTCGCTTCGGCTGCCATCGTTGCCGTCGGGCCGAGCACAAGGCGGTGGTTCACCGGCCTGTCCGAGTGGACCTGGTTCGGTCGCGGCCCTGGGTACGACCAGATCCTGGATCGCCTGTCCGAGACTCTTTCCACCACCTTGGACCAGGAGCGTCTGCGCCGCATGCTGGTTTCCGAGCTCGTTCGGGAGTTAGGCCTCTCCGGCGCCGCTCTGTTCCTCAAAGACAGCACCGGTCACCTGCGTCTGGTCGAGGCCGTGGGGTCGATGCACCTGGAGAATGCTGACCTGGCTGTCCCCGTGGATGGCCCCCTGGTGGAGCATCTCTCCACCCACCCACGCCCCGTCACCCAAGACGGACTGCGGCAGGCACTTGCCTCACACAGCCTTGGCATGGCGGAGCGGTTCCTGCTGGCCATGGAACCGCCTCTCTGGGTGCCGCTCGTCTCGGGGGGCGAGGCGTACGGCCTTCTGCTGGTAGGTCCCAAGACCGATGCCGACTTCTTCACCCCTGATGACGTGCGCCTTCTGACACTGCTGGGCTACCGCGCCGGGGTGGCAGCACACAATGTGCTGCTTATGAAAGAGCTGCGCCGCAGCCACGAGCAGCTTTCCCGGGCTCACCAGCGCCTCCTCGATGCCGTCGAGCAAGAGAGGCGACGCCTTGCCCACGAGCTGCACGACGGAGCAGTGCAGCAACTCCTCGCCGTCACCTACCACGTCGCCCACTACCGGCACACCCTTGCCGATGACGGCGGCGAGCAGAGCTCGGCCGTGCAGGCGGCTTCCGAGGCGCTAGACTCGCTCCGGCAGGAGCTGCTAGCAGTGGTTACCCAGCTGCGGTCCAGCATCAGCGGCTTGCGCCCGGCCGGGCTGGACGACTTGGGCCTGGCGGCGGCGCTGGCCGGCTACGTGTCCCGACTGGAACAGGAGCATCTGGGCCGCATGCCCGAGATTGAGCTGGACCTGGATGAGGGTTCGGCTCGGCTGCCCTCTCGCGTGTCCCTCTGTCTGTTTCGAGTGGCCCAGGAGGCCCTGCGCAACGCCATCAGGCATTCGAGAGCCGATTTTGTGCGTGTCAGGCTGAGGGTGGAGGCCGAGCGCGTTCACCTCCTGGTGAGTGACGACGGACAAGGTTTCGTCGTACCCGAGCGCCTGAGCCAGCTGACCGGCGAGGGTCACTTCGGCTTGCTCAGCATCTCGGAGCGCGTCTCCCTGTTGCCGGGCAAGTTGACCATTCGCTCCCGTCCTGACTACGGAACGGAGATCTCTGTTGATGTTGACCTCAGCGAGGTAGACCCCAGTGATTGA
- a CDS encoding response regulator transcription factor, whose amino-acid sequence MIDRRIRVLLADDHPFMRAGIRATPASEGDVSVVGEASNADEALQLAMQLKPDVLLLDLHMPGSPAGSVVEELKRRCPNVRVLVLTAYDDDVYVQGMLALGVAGYVLKDEVPEALVRALRAVYRGDTWFSTRALNALARSRQAYMPQDGQGLFTERELEILRLMMVGKTDREIADELVCAERTVRYHLRGIFGKLGVDSRVEAAVRAAQLNLGGREGTASDSSAGQSPS is encoded by the coding sequence GTGATTGATCGGCGAATCAGAGTGCTCTTGGCTGATGACCACCCCTTCATGCGCGCTGGCATCCGAGCCACGCCGGCAAGCGAAGGGGACGTCAGCGTGGTAGGCGAGGCCAGCAACGCCGATGAAGCGCTGCAGCTGGCGATGCAGCTCAAGCCCGATGTGCTCCTCCTGGACCTGCACATGCCCGGGTCTCCGGCAGGGTCCGTGGTTGAGGAACTGAAGCGCCGTTGCCCGAACGTCCGGGTGTTGGTGCTCACCGCCTACGACGACGACGTCTACGTACAGGGCATGCTGGCGCTAGGTGTAGCGGGGTACGTCCTCAAGGACGAAGTGCCTGAAGCACTCGTCCGAGCCTTGCGGGCCGTCTACCGGGGCGACACGTGGTTCAGCACCCGCGCCCTGAACGCGTTGGCCCGCAGCCGGCAGGCCTACATGCCCCAGGACGGGCAGGGCCTCTTCACTGAGAGAGAGCTCGAGATATTGCGCTTGATGATGGTAGGCAAGACGGACCGAGAGATTGCGGACGAGCTAGTCTGCGCGGAGAGGACCGTCCGGTATCACTTGCGCGGCATCTTCGGCAAGCTGGGCGTAGACAGCAGGGTGGAAGCGGCGGTGCGCGCCGCCCAGCTGAACCTCGGCGGCCGGGAGGGCACTGCTTCGGACTCGAGCGCCGGCCAATCGCCCTCGTAG